Proteins from a genomic interval of Diprion similis isolate iyDipSimi1 chromosome 10, iyDipSimi1.1, whole genome shotgun sequence:
- the LOC124411482 gene encoding ensconsin-like isoform X18, with protein sequence MFSELCRETLRKAAVCYSSGRSASPSPSPPNSPPSSPAKEAKSSANLQLANATTSADLKDTSAPCRRTVVTPPTSISKERRPATPTDFSGRRSPGIEYRDARRSIYASSPERRRNEIVRGTTPSPGTSPEPIDEASTSEDEAGAAPEEASHRSSSAHNRHSIPKDVKRRSLYDEDSLDGDNSYDVQGRESVGSAKDTDRVKLVRDRQNEERQRKLEELRQQALAAQRFREQREEERRKRIDELRSRDNDRRNQVEERKRLIWEAEQERREAILRKNQEREARIEAKKKNEKSQIVFAFGSSTPRMLEPADTGGSTFWGTRRATSTTNVMMFTAAQPLTRRSSERELDGSKKRATSAGGLDRKPGEDFIGDLKVTKDSKPPLPKVHSTPKKPSTPKAVGENVAKKPIDKLIKSTKASPRITPRATPLQSPGTEHPPVIQTNVAEFIKQEEQTEIKNGDPEIIEKHEEKLDYGTEKIEIKQESTTLKTNISNEVTTDVIPDARPVKAEPAIVPELSKEEKEKDSNPSKDLLAPQTLPEPVAPVVQAAVKPEKKEEKKEERKVDKKSPEPELKPDAESDEPVDMTASMIAKTRITTEEEAKAALAERRRLAREQAEREAELERQRIEEEARLEMERQRAEEEEQRRLEEESLRLASEARQAEEQRLRLAIEEAQRREEEDRKRREEEARQKLEKEEAEKKAREEAEKQRIEMAERLKKEEEERIARRKRVEAIMLRTRGKNQPNTPTKGEGGDGDKLKEDSPGDDNKGMSGEKGGDVMTASLISEATQQFIAGEQQALHIEHNSLSTAATTTTTTSSTTIQAPNPDTFLRNGTHSNGVNGGSNNLLLIDNAQGNGEGEINGHNHTNHGNHGNHGNGVNSLMNEPIPLDNAASVKQNNATNNLLDLSEFDTMSNTSSGAILDLTPKLANEDSINSNLNPTATAFNPLASPFVPATTGMNANDNTNPFLQDTFGNNKTQDNNQVPDLLS encoded by the exons ATGTTCTCCGAGTTGTGCCGGGAGACACTCAGGAAGGCTGCGGTATGCTACAGTTCTGGAAGATCGGCGAGTCCCTCACCGTCGCCGCCGAACTCGCCGCCATCATCTCCCGCCAAGGAAGCCAAGTCCTCTGCCAATCTTCAATTGGCAAATGCTACTACATCCGCAGACCTCAAGGACACCTCTGCTCCATGCAGAAGGACCGTCGTCACGCCGCCAACTTCCATATCCAAGGA AAGGCGGCCTGCTACTCCGACTGACTTTTCCGGAAGAAGATCACCAGGGATCGAGTACAGGGATGCTCGAAGATCCATCTACGCCTCTTCACCTGAACGTAGGCGCAACGAAATCGTTCGCGGTACAACTCCGTCGCCAGGAACATCTCCGGAACCCATTGATGAGGCTTCAACTTCGGAGGATGAAG CTGGAGCCGCTCCTGAGGAGGCTAGCCACAGGTCCAGCTCTGCACACAATCGCCACTCTATCCCTAAGG ATGTGAAGCGTCGCAGCCTCTACGATGAAGACTCCCTTGACGGCGACAATTCCTACGACGTTCAAG GGCGGGAGTCAGTCGGGAGCGCCAAAGATACGGATAGAGTAAAGCTGGTCCGTGACCGACAGAATGAGGAACGACAACGTAAGCTCGAGGAGCTTAGACAACAGGCCCTTGCTGCCCAACGGTTCAGGGAACAGCGCGAGGAAGAACGACGGAAACGAATCGACGAGCTTAGGTCGCGCGACAACGACAG GCGGAATCAGGTAGAAGAAAGGAAACGATTGATATGGGAGGCAGAGCAGGAACGACGCGAGGCTATTTTGCGGAAGAATCAGGAAAGAGAGGCTCGGATCGaagcgaagaagaaaaatgaaaagtcacAGATCGTCTTTGCCTTCGGTAGCTCGACGCCCCGGATGCTCGAGCCCGCGGATACCGGCGGTTCGACATTCTGGGGTACGCGAAGGGCCACCTCGACTACCAATGTCATGATGTTCACAGCCGCTCAACCTCTCACGAGGCGGTCATCCGAGAGAGAACTTGACGGCAGTAAGAAGAGAGCCACGTCTGCCGGTGGACTAGACCGCAAACCCGGCGAAG ACTTTATTGGGGATCTCAAAGTGACGAAAGACTCGAAGCCTCCACTGCCAAAAGTTCACAGCACTCCAAAGAAACCGTCGACGCCCAAAGCTGTTGGTGAAAATGTAGCCAAGAAACCGATAGACAAATTGATCAAATCCACTAAAGCATCACCTAGAATAACTCCGAGAGCTACACCTCTTCAGAGCCCAGGCACCGAACATCCCCCCGTAATTCAAACGAACGTTGCTGAATTCATCAAGCAGGAAGAACAGACTGAGATTAAAAACGGTGATCCGGAGATCATTGAAAAACACGAGGAGAAACTCGACTATGGGACTGAAAAAATAGAA ATTAAGCAGGAGTCCACTACGTTGAAGACAAACATTAGCAACGAAGTGACGACTGATGTGATACCGGACGCTCGACCTGTCAAAGCAGAGCCAGCAATTGTACCGGAACTGTcaaaggaagagaaagagaaggactCGAATCCCTCTAAGGATCTTCTAGCTCCGCAAACTCTGCCCGAACCAGTTGCACCAGTTGTACAGGCAGCGGTCAAACCtgagaagaaggaggaaaagaAGGAGGAAAGAAAGGTGGATAAAAAATCTCCAGAGCCAGAACTGAAGCCTGATGCTGAAAGCGACGAACCTGTCGATATGACAG CTTCTATGATAGCTAAAACGCGAATCACAACGGAGGAAGAAGCCAAAGCAGCTTTGGCTGAACGTCGAAGACTTGCTCGAGAGCAAGCAGAGCGTGAAGCTGAACTGGAACGGCAAAGAATT GAGGAAGAAGCTCGCCTTGAAATGGAGCGACAGCGTGCGGAGGAAGAGGAGCAGCGTCGGCTTGAAGAAGAGTCATTGAGATTGGCAAGCGAGGCTCGTCAGGCTGAAGAACAACGACTAAGACTGGCTATTGAGGAAGCTCAAcggcgagaagaagaagatcgTAAGAGACGAGAAGAGGAGGCTCGCCAGAAgctggaaaaagaagaagctgAGAAAAAGGCTCGGGAAGAAGCTGAAAA GCAACGAATCGAAATGGCTGAACGCCTgaagaaggaggaagaggaaagaatTGCGAGACGGAAACGGGTCGAGGCAATAATGCTAAGGACTAGAGGAAAAAATCAACCCAACACACCGACAAAG GGTGAAGGTGGAGACGGAGATAAGCTAAAAGAGGACAGCCCTGGTGACGATAACAAGGGAATGTCTGGCGAGAAAGGTGGCGATGTAATGACGGCAAGTCTGATATCAGAGGCAACGCAGCAGTTTATTGCTGGTGAACAGCAAGCTCTTCACATCGAACACAATTCGCTatcaacagcagcaacaacaacaacaacaacatcaagCACTACGATTCAGGCTCCGAATCCCGACACTTTCTTGCGGAACGGAACTCATAGCAACGGCGTTAACGGCGGTAGCAATAATTTACTGCTCATCGATAACGCCCAGGGTAACGGCGAGGGTGAAATCAACGGACATAATCACACGAATCATGGAAATCACGGAAATCATGGGAACGGCGTTAATAGCCTCATGAACGAACCAATACCACTAGACAACGCGGCTTCTGT
- the LOC124411482 gene encoding ensconsin-like isoform X15: MFSELCRETLRKAAVCYSSGRSASPSPSPPNSPPSSPAKEAKSSANLQLANATTSADLKDTSAPCRRTVVTPPTSISKERRPATPTDFSGRRSPGIEYRDARRSIYASSPERRRNEIVRGTTPSPGTSPEPIDEASTSEDEAGAAPEEASHRSSSAHNRHSIPKDVKRRSLYDEDSLDGDNSYDVQGRESVGSAKDTDRVKLVRDRQNEERQRKLEELRQQALAAQRFREQREEERRKRIDELRSRDNDRRNQVEERKRLIWEAEQERREAILRKNQEREARIEAKKKNEKSQIVFAFGSSTPRMLEPADTGGSTFWGTRRATSTTNVMMFTAAQPLTRRSSERELDGSKKRATSAGGLDRKPGEGIRSGEVTPSSPSRPHSSLSQQSGSSVGSSNVSLRPRTTTPRRPRPASIAGTGVTVTERHNFIGDLKVTKDSKPPLPKVHSTPKKPSTPKAVGENVAKKPIDKLIKSTKASPRITPRATPLQSPGTEHPPVIQTNVAEFIKQEEQTEIKNGDPEIIEKHEEKLDYGTEKIEIKQESTTLKTNISNEVTTDVIPDARPVKAEPAIVPELSKEEKEKDSNPSKDLLAPQTLPEPVAPVVQAAVKPEKKEEKKEERKVDKKSPEPELKPDAESDEPVDMTASMIAKTRITTEEEAKAALAERRRLAREQAEREAELERQRIEEEARLEMERQRAEEEEQRRLEEESLRLASEARQAEEQRLRLAIEEAQRREEEDRKRREEEARQKLEKEEAEKKAREEAEKQRIEMAERLKKEEEERIARRKRVEAIMLRTRGKNQPNTPTKGEGGDGDKLKEDSPGDDNKGMSGEKGGDVMTASLISEATQQFIAGEQQALHIEHNSLSTAATTTTTTSSTTIQAPNPDTFLRNGTHSNGVNGGSNNLLLIDNAQGNGEGEINGHNHTNHGNHGNHGNGVNSLMNEPIPLDNAASVKQNNATNNLLDLSEFDTMSNTSSGAILDLTPKLANEDSINSNLNPTATAFNPLASPFVPATTGMNANDNTNPFLQDTFGNNKTQDNNQVPDLLS; encoded by the exons ATGTTCTCCGAGTTGTGCCGGGAGACACTCAGGAAGGCTGCGGTATGCTACAGTTCTGGAAGATCGGCGAGTCCCTCACCGTCGCCGCCGAACTCGCCGCCATCATCTCCCGCCAAGGAAGCCAAGTCCTCTGCCAATCTTCAATTGGCAAATGCTACTACATCCGCAGACCTCAAGGACACCTCTGCTCCATGCAGAAGGACCGTCGTCACGCCGCCAACTTCCATATCCAAGGA AAGGCGGCCTGCTACTCCGACTGACTTTTCCGGAAGAAGATCACCAGGGATCGAGTACAGGGATGCTCGAAGATCCATCTACGCCTCTTCACCTGAACGTAGGCGCAACGAAATCGTTCGCGGTACAACTCCGTCGCCAGGAACATCTCCGGAACCCATTGATGAGGCTTCAACTTCGGAGGATGAAG CTGGAGCCGCTCCTGAGGAGGCTAGCCACAGGTCCAGCTCTGCACACAATCGCCACTCTATCCCTAAGG ATGTGAAGCGTCGCAGCCTCTACGATGAAGACTCCCTTGACGGCGACAATTCCTACGACGTTCAAG GGCGGGAGTCAGTCGGGAGCGCCAAAGATACGGATAGAGTAAAGCTGGTCCGTGACCGACAGAATGAGGAACGACAACGTAAGCTCGAGGAGCTTAGACAACAGGCCCTTGCTGCCCAACGGTTCAGGGAACAGCGCGAGGAAGAACGACGGAAACGAATCGACGAGCTTAGGTCGCGCGACAACGACAG GCGGAATCAGGTAGAAGAAAGGAAACGATTGATATGGGAGGCAGAGCAGGAACGACGCGAGGCTATTTTGCGGAAGAATCAGGAAAGAGAGGCTCGGATCGaagcgaagaagaaaaatgaaaagtcacAGATCGTCTTTGCCTTCGGTAGCTCGACGCCCCGGATGCTCGAGCCCGCGGATACCGGCGGTTCGACATTCTGGGGTACGCGAAGGGCCACCTCGACTACCAATGTCATGATGTTCACAGCCGCTCAACCTCTCACGAGGCGGTCATCCGAGAGAGAACTTGACGGCAGTAAGAAGAGAGCCACGTCTGCCGGTGGACTAGACCGCAAACCCGGCGAAG GTATTCGCAGCGGGGAGGTGACTCCGAGCAGCCCGTCGCGACCCCACAGCTCCTTGAGCCAGCAGAGCGGGAGCAGCGTAGGGAGCAGTAATGTCAGTCTGCGCCCTCGCACAACAACCCCGCGTCGTCCACGTCCCGCTTCCATCGCCGGAACTGGTGTTACTGTCACAGAGCGACACA ACTTTATTGGGGATCTCAAAGTGACGAAAGACTCGAAGCCTCCACTGCCAAAAGTTCACAGCACTCCAAAGAAACCGTCGACGCCCAAAGCTGTTGGTGAAAATGTAGCCAAGAAACCGATAGACAAATTGATCAAATCCACTAAAGCATCACCTAGAATAACTCCGAGAGCTACACCTCTTCAGAGCCCAGGCACCGAACATCCCCCCGTAATTCAAACGAACGTTGCTGAATTCATCAAGCAGGAAGAACAGACTGAGATTAAAAACGGTGATCCGGAGATCATTGAAAAACACGAGGAGAAACTCGACTATGGGACTGAAAAAATAGAA ATTAAGCAGGAGTCCACTACGTTGAAGACAAACATTAGCAACGAAGTGACGACTGATGTGATACCGGACGCTCGACCTGTCAAAGCAGAGCCAGCAATTGTACCGGAACTGTcaaaggaagagaaagagaaggactCGAATCCCTCTAAGGATCTTCTAGCTCCGCAAACTCTGCCCGAACCAGTTGCACCAGTTGTACAGGCAGCGGTCAAACCtgagaagaaggaggaaaagaAGGAGGAAAGAAAGGTGGATAAAAAATCTCCAGAGCCAGAACTGAAGCCTGATGCTGAAAGCGACGAACCTGTCGATATGACAG CTTCTATGATAGCTAAAACGCGAATCACAACGGAGGAAGAAGCCAAAGCAGCTTTGGCTGAACGTCGAAGACTTGCTCGAGAGCAAGCAGAGCGTGAAGCTGAACTGGAACGGCAAAGAATT GAGGAAGAAGCTCGCCTTGAAATGGAGCGACAGCGTGCGGAGGAAGAGGAGCAGCGTCGGCTTGAAGAAGAGTCATTGAGATTGGCAAGCGAGGCTCGTCAGGCTGAAGAACAACGACTAAGACTGGCTATTGAGGAAGCTCAAcggcgagaagaagaagatcgTAAGAGACGAGAAGAGGAGGCTCGCCAGAAgctggaaaaagaagaagctgAGAAAAAGGCTCGGGAAGAAGCTGAAAA GCAACGAATCGAAATGGCTGAACGCCTgaagaaggaggaagaggaaagaatTGCGAGACGGAAACGGGTCGAGGCAATAATGCTAAGGACTAGAGGAAAAAATCAACCCAACACACCGACAAAG GGTGAAGGTGGAGACGGAGATAAGCTAAAAGAGGACAGCCCTGGTGACGATAACAAGGGAATGTCTGGCGAGAAAGGTGGCGATGTAATGACGGCAAGTCTGATATCAGAGGCAACGCAGCAGTTTATTGCTGGTGAACAGCAAGCTCTTCACATCGAACACAATTCGCTatcaacagcagcaacaacaacaacaacaacatcaagCACTACGATTCAGGCTCCGAATCCCGACACTTTCTTGCGGAACGGAACTCATAGCAACGGCGTTAACGGCGGTAGCAATAATTTACTGCTCATCGATAACGCCCAGGGTAACGGCGAGGGTGAAATCAACGGACATAATCACACGAATCATGGAAATCACGGAAATCATGGGAACGGCGTTAATAGCCTCATGAACGAACCAATACCACTAGACAACGCGGCTTCTGT
- the LOC124411482 gene encoding MAP7 domain-containing protein 1-like isoform X1, with translation MFSELCRETLRKAAVCYSSGRSASPSPSPPNSPPSSPAKEAKSSANLQLANATTSADLKDTSAPCRRTVVTPPTSISKERRPATPTDFSGRRSPGIEYRDARRSIYASSPERRRNEIVRGTTPSPGTSPEPIDEASTSEDEAGAAPEEASHRSSSAHNRHSIPKDVKRRSLYDEDSLDGDNSYDVQGRESVGSAKDTDRVKLVRDRQNEERQRKLEELRQQALAAQRFREQREEERRKRIDELRSRDNDRRNQVEERKRLIWEAEQERREAILRKNQEREARIEAKKKNEKSQIVFAFGSSTPRMLEPADTGGSTFWGTRRATSTTNVMMFTAAQPLTRRSSERELDGSKKRATSAGGLDRKPGEDMRMSSSMYEVFNWNASSDHHPPLTPAKTKRASLSLPPTCTTDVFDIDHKPAVQGRDSRPATIVNQRAVSGEDSDGTPGTPSSAYLRVNRRRTDLMPTIPSPRDVVPSTGRSSSAKAFARSPGRTYSMSRLDQLSQPRKRPSELSTLAEQQSQPLGASSMSRSMSHLAAAGIKSLKRSDNSRSMGTLPGSVPTPRPTRAERLRRRARDQQQQQQQQQQHQQQQHQQQQQGIRSGEVTPSSPSRPHSSLSQQSGSSVGSSNVSLRPRTTTPRRPRPASIAGTGVTVTERHNFIGDLKVTKDSKPPLPKVHSTPKKPSTPKAVGENVAKKPIDKLIKSTKASPRITPRATPLQSPGTEHPPVIQTNVAEFIKQEEQTEIKNGDPEIIEKHEEKLDYGTEKIEIKQESTTLKTNISNEVTTDVIPDARPVKAEPAIVPELSKEEKEKDSNPSKDLLAPQTLPEPVAPVVQAAVKPEKKEEKKEERKVDKKSPEPELKPDAESDEPVDMTASMIAKTRITTEEEAKAALAERRRLAREQAEREAELERQRIEEEARLEMERQRAEEEEQRRLEEESLRLASEARQAEEQRLRLAIEEAQRREEEDRKRREEEARQKLEKEEAEKKAREEAEKQRIEMAERLKKEEEERIARRKRVEAIMLRTRGKNQPNTPTKGEGGDGDKLKEDSPGDDNKGMSGEKGGDVMTASLISEATQQFIAGEQQALHIEHNSLSTAATTTTTTSSTTIQAPNPDTFLRNGTHSNGVNGGSNNLLLIDNAQGNGEGEINGHNHTNHGNHGNHGNGVNSLMNEPIPLDNAASVKQNNATNNLLDLSEFDTMSNTSSGAILDLTPKLANEDSINSNLNPTATAFNPLASPFVPATTGMNANDNTNPFLQDTFGNNKTQDNNQVPDLLS, from the exons ATGTTCTCCGAGTTGTGCCGGGAGACACTCAGGAAGGCTGCGGTATGCTACAGTTCTGGAAGATCGGCGAGTCCCTCACCGTCGCCGCCGAACTCGCCGCCATCATCTCCCGCCAAGGAAGCCAAGTCCTCTGCCAATCTTCAATTGGCAAATGCTACTACATCCGCAGACCTCAAGGACACCTCTGCTCCATGCAGAAGGACCGTCGTCACGCCGCCAACTTCCATATCCAAGGA AAGGCGGCCTGCTACTCCGACTGACTTTTCCGGAAGAAGATCACCAGGGATCGAGTACAGGGATGCTCGAAGATCCATCTACGCCTCTTCACCTGAACGTAGGCGCAACGAAATCGTTCGCGGTACAACTCCGTCGCCAGGAACATCTCCGGAACCCATTGATGAGGCTTCAACTTCGGAGGATGAAG CTGGAGCCGCTCCTGAGGAGGCTAGCCACAGGTCCAGCTCTGCACACAATCGCCACTCTATCCCTAAGG ATGTGAAGCGTCGCAGCCTCTACGATGAAGACTCCCTTGACGGCGACAATTCCTACGACGTTCAAG GGCGGGAGTCAGTCGGGAGCGCCAAAGATACGGATAGAGTAAAGCTGGTCCGTGACCGACAGAATGAGGAACGACAACGTAAGCTCGAGGAGCTTAGACAACAGGCCCTTGCTGCCCAACGGTTCAGGGAACAGCGCGAGGAAGAACGACGGAAACGAATCGACGAGCTTAGGTCGCGCGACAACGACAG GCGGAATCAGGTAGAAGAAAGGAAACGATTGATATGGGAGGCAGAGCAGGAACGACGCGAGGCTATTTTGCGGAAGAATCAGGAAAGAGAGGCTCGGATCGaagcgaagaagaaaaatgaaaagtcacAGATCGTCTTTGCCTTCGGTAGCTCGACGCCCCGGATGCTCGAGCCCGCGGATACCGGCGGTTCGACATTCTGGGGTACGCGAAGGGCCACCTCGACTACCAATGTCATGATGTTCACAGCCGCTCAACCTCTCACGAGGCGGTCATCCGAGAGAGAACTTGACGGCAGTAAGAAGAGAGCCACGTCTGCCGGTGGACTAGACCGCAAACCCGGCGAAG ATATGCGAATGTCTTCCTCAATGTACGAGGTGTTCAATTGGAACGCTAGTTCTGATCACCATCCTCCCTTAACTCCTGCAAAAACAAAGAGAGCCAGCCTCTCTCTGCCTCCTACATGCACCACCGACGTCTTTGACATCGACCATAAGCCCGCTGTTCAAGGTAGAGATTCTAGGCCTGCAACGATCGTTAATCAGCGAGCAGTCAGCG GTGAAGACAGCGACGGAACACCCGGAACTCCGAGTTCGGCATACCTCAGAGTGAACAGACGGCGCACAGATCTAATGCCGACCATACCGTCCCCCCGAGATGTCGTACCTTCGACTGGACGTAGCTCCAGTGCCAAGGCTTTCGCACGATCACCAGGTAGGACTTACTCCATGTCCAGGCTGGACCAATTATCACAGCCTAGAAAACGTCCCAGCGAGCTTAGCACACTGGCCGAACAACAGTCCCAGCCACTCGGGGCTTCTAGCATGAGTCGCAGCATGTCTCACTTGGCTGCAGCTGGAATCAAATCCCTTAAGCGATCCGATAATTCTCGTAGTATGGGTACTTTGCCAGGCTCAGTACCTACTCCAAGACCAACCAGAGCAGAAAGATTGCGACGTAGAGCTCGcgatcagcagcagcagcagcagcagcagcagcaacaccaacaacagcaacatcaacaacagcagcaag GTATTCGCAGCGGGGAGGTGACTCCGAGCAGCCCGTCGCGACCCCACAGCTCCTTGAGCCAGCAGAGCGGGAGCAGCGTAGGGAGCAGTAATGTCAGTCTGCGCCCTCGCACAACAACCCCGCGTCGTCCACGTCCCGCTTCCATCGCCGGAACTGGTGTTACTGTCACAGAGCGACACA ACTTTATTGGGGATCTCAAAGTGACGAAAGACTCGAAGCCTCCACTGCCAAAAGTTCACAGCACTCCAAAGAAACCGTCGACGCCCAAAGCTGTTGGTGAAAATGTAGCCAAGAAACCGATAGACAAATTGATCAAATCCACTAAAGCATCACCTAGAATAACTCCGAGAGCTACACCTCTTCAGAGCCCAGGCACCGAACATCCCCCCGTAATTCAAACGAACGTTGCTGAATTCATCAAGCAGGAAGAACAGACTGAGATTAAAAACGGTGATCCGGAGATCATTGAAAAACACGAGGAGAAACTCGACTATGGGACTGAAAAAATAGAA ATTAAGCAGGAGTCCACTACGTTGAAGACAAACATTAGCAACGAAGTGACGACTGATGTGATACCGGACGCTCGACCTGTCAAAGCAGAGCCAGCAATTGTACCGGAACTGTcaaaggaagagaaagagaaggactCGAATCCCTCTAAGGATCTTCTAGCTCCGCAAACTCTGCCCGAACCAGTTGCACCAGTTGTACAGGCAGCGGTCAAACCtgagaagaaggaggaaaagaAGGAGGAAAGAAAGGTGGATAAAAAATCTCCAGAGCCAGAACTGAAGCCTGATGCTGAAAGCGACGAACCTGTCGATATGACAG CTTCTATGATAGCTAAAACGCGAATCACAACGGAGGAAGAAGCCAAAGCAGCTTTGGCTGAACGTCGAAGACTTGCTCGAGAGCAAGCAGAGCGTGAAGCTGAACTGGAACGGCAAAGAATT GAGGAAGAAGCTCGCCTTGAAATGGAGCGACAGCGTGCGGAGGAAGAGGAGCAGCGTCGGCTTGAAGAAGAGTCATTGAGATTGGCAAGCGAGGCTCGTCAGGCTGAAGAACAACGACTAAGACTGGCTATTGAGGAAGCTCAAcggcgagaagaagaagatcgTAAGAGACGAGAAGAGGAGGCTCGCCAGAAgctggaaaaagaagaagctgAGAAAAAGGCTCGGGAAGAAGCTGAAAA GCAACGAATCGAAATGGCTGAACGCCTgaagaaggaggaagaggaaagaatTGCGAGACGGAAACGGGTCGAGGCAATAATGCTAAGGACTAGAGGAAAAAATCAACCCAACACACCGACAAAG GGTGAAGGTGGAGACGGAGATAAGCTAAAAGAGGACAGCCCTGGTGACGATAACAAGGGAATGTCTGGCGAGAAAGGTGGCGATGTAATGACGGCAAGTCTGATATCAGAGGCAACGCAGCAGTTTATTGCTGGTGAACAGCAAGCTCTTCACATCGAACACAATTCGCTatcaacagcagcaacaacaacaacaacaacatcaagCACTACGATTCAGGCTCCGAATCCCGACACTTTCTTGCGGAACGGAACTCATAGCAACGGCGTTAACGGCGGTAGCAATAATTTACTGCTCATCGATAACGCCCAGGGTAACGGCGAGGGTGAAATCAACGGACATAATCACACGAATCATGGAAATCACGGAAATCATGGGAACGGCGTTAATAGCCTCATGAACGAACCAATACCACTAGACAACGCGGCTTCTGT